The following DNA comes from Thermoanaerobaculales bacterium.
GTCCGAGCTGGTCGGACCCCGCGGCCTCCCGGTCGACCGCGCGATGAGGACCTGGCGGGTCGCGGAGGCGGCGGCCTCCCAGGCCTCGCGCCTGGCGGCGGGCGAGCGCGCGGCCGTCGAGGCCTACACCGACGGCGTCAACGCGGCGCTCCGGCGTCACGGCCGATGGATCTCGCCCGAGACCTGGCTGACCGGATTGGACCCCGCGCCGTGGGCGGTCGAGCACTCGCTGGGCCTCGGCCTGCTCTATCACCTGGCGATGTCGCCGGCGATGGGCGAGGAGCTGGGGCGGGCGGTCGAGCTGGCGAGGCTCGGCCAGGACCGGGCGGTCGATCTGTGGGGCTGGAGCGCGCAGGAAGCCGATCGGTGGATCCCCCCGGCACCCCCGATCTCCACCCCGCGCCAGCCCGATGAGCCGATCACACCCGAAATCTCCTTCATCGGATCGAACGCCTGGGCGGTCTCGCCGTCGCGCAGCGCCACCGGCCGGCCGCTGCTCGCCAACGACCCCCACCTCGGAGTGACGATGCCCGGGGCGTTCTACGCGGTGCACCTCGCGGCGCCGCAGCTCCACGTCGCCGGGCTGACGCTGCCGGGCGCGCCGGGCGTGGTGGCCGGGCACAACGAGCGGGTGGCGTGGGGCGTCACCAACGCCCAGCTGGACGACCAGGACCTCTACGTGCTGACCCTCGACGAGGCCCGCGGCGCCGAGCTCATCGACGGCCGGCTCCAGGATCTCCGCACCGTGACCGAGCAGATCCCGGTGCGCTGGCGCGATGAGCCGGAGGTGCTGAAGATCCTGGTCTCGGAGCGGGGGCCGGTGGTCCGCGACCGCGGGCGCGAGGTGCTGGCGCTCGAGTGGACCGGCCTGCGTGCGCCGAGCCCGCTGGAGGCGGTGCTGCGCACCAACCGGGCGCGTACCGTTCGCGACGTCGCGGAGGCGTGGCGGGAGACGGCGGGACCCTACCTCCACCTGGTGGCGGCGGACAGCGACGGTCACATCCTGCAGTGCCTCAGCGGCCTGGTGCCGGCGCGGCCGCGCGGCGCCGGGCGGCTGCCGGCGCCCGGCCTCGACTCGCACTGGGCCTGGGGCGGGCTGGTGGAAATGCCGGACTCGCTGCGCCGGCTCGACCCGGCCGAGGGTTTCGTCGTTGCGGCCAACCACGATCCCTTCGCCGAGGGCGACTACGATACGCCGCACCCGGTGCTGGGCGAGTTCGCGGAACCCTGGCGGGTGCGAAGGATCCGCAGCGTGCTCGCCTCCCGCGGCAACTGGCGGGCCGCCGACTTCCTGGCGCTGCAGGGCGACGTCAAGTCGGGTCTCGCGGTCGCGCTGCTGCACCAGCTCCGGCCGGAGCTCGCGTCCCACCGGGGAAGGACGGCTGCTGCGCTCGAGGCCTGGGATGGCCGGATGGCGGTGGACGCCGTCGCGCCCCACCTCTACGCCCGGCTCCGGATCGAGCTCGCACAGGCGATCGGCGGCGACGAGGCGGCGAGCACCGGTCTGCCGTCGTCGCCCATCACCACCGCGCAGGTGCTGCGGCTGCTGGCGGGCGGGATGGAGGACTCGTGGTGGGACGACAGCCGGACAAGCGCCGTCGAGGACCGGGCCGCGGTAGTCGCCCGCGTGCTGGATCGGCTCGACCGGGAGGCGATCGGCGAGCCCTGGGGGCAGGTCCACCGGGTGACCTTCCACCATCCGCTCGCAGACGTGCCGGTGGTGGGCCACTGGCTCGGCCGCTCGTGGAGCCGGGGTCCGTACCCGATCGGCGGAGACGGCACCACGGTCAACGCGAGCTACTGGAGCCCGCGCCGGCCCTTCGAGACGGTCGGCGTCGCCGCGGCGCGGTTCATCG
Coding sequences within:
- a CDS encoding penicillin acylase family protein translates to MARKLWFLALCGVVAVLVVTALIVVNLRLRSASSRLPERGSVVESVDGCPSPAEILFDDRGVAHVRAPDEPTLWFALGYLHARDRFFQMDMARRTASGRLSELVGPRGLPVDRAMRTWRVAEAAASQASRLAAGERAAVEAYTDGVNAALRRHGRWISPETWLTGLDPAPWAVEHSLGLGLLYHLAMSPAMGEELGRAVELARLGQDRAVDLWGWSAQEADRWIPPAPPISTPRQPDEPITPEISFIGSNAWAVSPSRSATGRPLLANDPHLGVTMPGAFYAVHLAAPQLHVAGLTLPGAPGVVAGHNERVAWGVTNAQLDDQDLYVLTLDEARGAELIDGRLQDLRTVTEQIPVRWRDEPEVLKILVSERGPVVRDRGREVLALEWTGLRAPSPLEAVLRTNRARTVRDVAEAWRETAGPYLHLVAADSDGHILQCLSGLVPARPRGAGRLPAPGLDSHWAWGGLVEMPDSLRRLDPAEGFVVAANHDPFAEGDYDTPHPVLGEFAEPWRVRRIRSVLASRGNWRAADFLALQGDVKSGLAVALLHQLRPELASHRGRTAAALEAWDGRMAVDAVAPHLYARLRIELAQAIGGDEAASTGLPSSPITTAQVLRLLAGGMEDSWWDDSRTSAVEDRAAVVARVLDRLDREAIGEPWGQVHRVTFHHPLADVPVVGHWLGRSWSRGPYPIGGDGTTVNASYWSPRRPFETVGVAAARFIVDVGSWDDTILALPVGQSGRPWSAHYGDQLEPWFRAEPIAFPFSREAVDAAARARLTLLPASAGD